In Paenibacillus guangzhouensis, a single window of DNA contains:
- a CDS encoding HlyD family efflux transporter periplasmic adaptor subunit: MNLKIGVYMVMAVTLIAGGSLLVAKGKDAVSQAENRKQGTLEAEQKIMLYDKSPGTIVQVNKAMGEAVQKGELLFKVKSAGGTEEDVLAPETGQMSKIVVKPGDQITQGMPVAMIQKSAYYTDLYVQESEIQKLAINQGVKVHFPYLDHPDQVHGVVASVAAAPQFANLRMTRERGQADLSMLLVRISVDASPDLLPGMTAEVNLDDLAD; the protein is encoded by the coding sequence ATGAACCTCAAGATAGGCGTTTATATGGTCATGGCTGTCACTCTTATTGCGGGGGGCTCGCTTCTGGTTGCGAAAGGGAAAGATGCTGTCAGCCAAGCGGAGAATCGCAAGCAAGGCACCCTCGAGGCAGAGCAGAAGATCATGTTGTATGACAAAAGCCCCGGAACAATTGTTCAGGTCAACAAAGCGATGGGTGAAGCGGTTCAAAAAGGAGAGCTGCTATTCAAAGTGAAATCCGCTGGTGGGACCGAAGAGGATGTCCTCGCGCCGGAGACGGGACAGATGAGCAAAATCGTTGTAAAGCCGGGCGATCAGATCACGCAAGGGATGCCCGTTGCGATGATCCAGAAATCAGCTTATTATACGGATCTTTATGTGCAAGAGAGTGAGATTCAGAAGCTTGCGATCAATCAAGGCGTTAAGGTTCATTTTCCATATCTAGACCATCCGGATCAAGTCCATGGCGTCGTCGCTTCCGTTGCAGCTGCACCGCAATTTGCTAACCTGCGTATGACGCGGGAGAGGGGGCAAGCCGATTTAAGTATGCTCCTAGTCCGAATCTCGGTCGATGCAAGTCCTGATCTGCTTCCGGGGATGACGGCGGAGGTGAACCTTGATGATCTCGCTGATTGA